CTTTAAAAATCGTTATTTCAAGTTATACAGGACTTTTGCTTTTGCTTTTAGCTTGTATATATCCTGTTTTAATTTCTTTAAAAATTCGTCCTATCACAGCTGTTTGTGTGCTTTCACTCATCGCGCTTGATTATGGGCCAAAAGATGCAAATTCTATAACTATGGCAAATATGGTGGGACAAAGTGATAATGTCGTGGGACTTTTTTTAAATTATCAATTTTATAGTGTGATTTTTTATGTAGTAGCTATTGCAATTTTAATTCCTTTTTATTTTGCTTGGATAGATAAAAAAGACAAAGAAAAAGGTGTTTTAAATGATGATGTGGATATTCCAGAAATCATTGATCCAAAATGCCCTACGATTTATATTTTCTTTCCATGGCTTCCTGTTGTATTTTTATTTGTAACTTATTTTTTAGGCATAAAACTTGATGTTGTAAGTGCGAATTTTATCAGCATTACTATAGTTTTTATCATTGAATTTATAAGACATAAAGATGCTAAAAAACTTGGTGAAGATGTGGTTGTGATTTTAAAGGGCATGGCTGAAATTTTCGTAAGCGTGGTAAGCATATTAATCGCCGCAAGTGTTTTTGCTAAAGGCATAGAATCACTAGGTGGTATCGGTGTTTTAGTAGAAGCAATGAAAAATTTCGGAAATGATAGTTCTTTTGCATGGGTGGCAGTGCTTGCTTGCATTGTGATTTTAAGCTTTTTGGTGTATTTTGCAAGTGTAATTATGGGTAGTGGAATAGCTGCTTTTAATGCTTTTGGTAAATTAGCACCTGATATTGCTACAAAGCTTGGAGTTGCACCTATAAGCTTTGTTTTACCTATAGAAATTGCTTCTTGTTTAGGGCGTGCTGCAAGTCCGATTTCGGGTGGAATTTTAGCTTTGGCAGGTTTTGCAAAAGTAAATCCTATGGATATCATAAAACGCACCATGCCACTTTTGCTTATCGCTATGGTAATTAATATCGCAGTGGCTTTTTACTTCGCACAAACAAGTTCTACAAGTTTAGAACAAAATGCTACAAATTCACAAGCTAGCTTAGCATTTAACGGCTAAGCATATTTTTTAATATAAGCTTACCTACCTCAACACCTGGTTGATCGTAGGTATTAATACCAAGCATTACCCCACAAGCTGAAGTGAAAAGCTCGTAATAATACATCAAATACCCCGCATGCCACGCATCAAGATTTTCAAGCTCGATTAAATCCACGCTTAAATTTTCAGCAATTAAAGCGTGTATAGTCGCATCGCATTGAGCATTTAAAAGATCGTGTAAATTTACTTTATTTGTAAAATCACAAGATTTTAACGGTTCAAAACTGATATCTGGGATGATAGGGGACTTTTGGCTATCTAAAATTTTGATGAAAGTAACTGTTTTATCCTTAGGTCCATCCATGATAAGCTGTAAAAAACTGTGCTGATCTCTAGCGCCAATTAATGCAACAGGAGTTAAGCCCACTCTTTTATAACCCTTCTTTTTGCCTAAAGACTCAGCAATTAATTGCACATACCATTCATTAAAACCCTTAAAAGCATCACTATAGCTAAATAAAACATTAATATGCGCACTTTTATGAGTGCAATAATGATAAGCTTTTTGCAAAATCTCATCTTTTTTATGTTCAAAAAAATCTATATAGCAAGCTTTTGCACCTTCTAAAAGTGCCCTTGTATTATAACCACAAAGCGTTAAAGGAATGATGCCTATGGCTGATAGCACACTAAATCTTCCGCCTACATTTGAAGGGATAAAAAAGGTTTTTACGCCCAAATTTCTGCCAAGCTCATCAAGTTTTGAAAGCTCATCGGTGATAAAAACAAAAGATTGTTTTAAATCTTCATTTTTGAAATCAAAATAAT
This genomic interval from Campylobacter sp. CCS1377 contains the following:
- the dcuC gene encoding C4-dicarboxylate transporter DcuC; this encodes MPIFMIFSTLLAVVAVAYYVLKKYNPIFVFLFSGLILLIFAFYVLNVPIPKAPSREHTSILSVLLDSYAFIVATFKEQLSGTGLIIMSVAGFAAYMKHINASAKLAFLANKPLGKIKNKYLILSGTFVVGMALKIVISSYTGLLLLLLACIYPVLISLKIRPITAVCVLSLIALDYGPKDANSITMANMVGQSDNVVGLFLNYQFYSVIFYVVAIAILIPFYFAWIDKKDKEKGVLNDDVDIPEIIDPKCPTIYIFFPWLPVVFLFVTYFLGIKLDVVSANFISITIVFIIEFIRHKDAKKLGEDVVVILKGMAEIFVSVVSILIAASVFAKGIESLGGIGVLVEAMKNFGNDSSFAWVAVLACIVILSFLVYFASVIMGSGIAAFNAFGKLAPDIATKLGVAPISFVLPIEIASCLGRAASPISGGILALAGFAKVNPMDIIKRTMPLLLIAMVINIAVAFYFAQTSSTSLEQNATNSQASLAFNG
- a CDS encoding glucose-6-phosphate isomerase, with amino-acid sequence MLKNSLFFKSQNLQAISAYASRINDEVQSGEIGYYHLVDTSLNLIDECKEFAKKLSHIKNIILVGMGGSSCGVKALKEMLFDEKENDVELFIIDNTSAHSLSNVLGKINPKESLFIIASKSGTTIEVVSLFKLIVHYFDFKNEDLKQSFVFITDELSKLDELGRNLGVKTFFIPSNVGGRFSVLSAIGIIPLTLCGYNTRALLEGAKACYIDFFEHKKDEILQKAYHYCTHKSAHINVLFSYSDAFKGFNEWYVQLIAESLGKKKGYKRVGLTPVALIGARDQHSFLQLIMDGPKDKTVTFIKILDSQKSPIIPDISFEPLKSCDFTNKVNLHDLLNAQCDATIHALIAENLSVDLIELENLDAWHAGYLMYYYELFTSACGVMLGINTYDQPGVEVGKLILKNMLSR